The DNA region AACTGCTCAGTATACAAAGAAGTGTGtgatttataatataataattaaaaggaGTAAGCTATTAAACAACAGATTCATTTATGGAACTAGCAGAGAATATTATTCTTCACCCTCTGTTTTCGTTCTTATCTTAACATGGGTAATCGgaaatttcaattgatttattGCACCGAAGGAACAGCGTTTTctctatttttaaaatgtacatatatttaaaatatatttggttagatataaaaataagtttttgaaaaattcGTTTTATGATAGACAAAAAATGTGGATTTTGGTGACTACACCTTAGATTtggatttttgattttacaCAGATCAATCTTATTCCGTTTCGCAAAAGGCTCGTTGAGTATCCTAACTTCACTGCACACGATTggtatttattgaaatataaaaaagataAATTGATGAGTTCTGAGTCCCCGAAACATGTGAAGTGTTGCCTCCTCTTTAGTGGCAACTGCTAAATAAAATGCACGCGGTTATCTCGGACCTGACTTGATAGGTTGCCCGACTTGATAGATGACTAGATTCTGGACTTCAGACTGGGAGTCTAACTAGACGTCGCTCTCCTTGAGCTGGCGGACATATTGTTCGCTCAGCGACTTGGGAATCCCTTCGAAATTGATGGTCGCCGGTCCAGCAGCCTGTGGCGAGCTCTGCGACTTGGATACATTTCTTCCTGTGGGACTGGGTGGCGGCTTCTCTGGCCCGAACGCCTGTGGTATGGCTATGACATCGGCCATAAGGGTTTGCCGACACAGGGCCGATAGGGCGCTACCAGGACTCGGAGGTGGATTCTTGGGCTTCTTGTTGCCCCTTCGCAGCTTTGAGGTTAGAGTGGCGAATCCCAGTTTACTGGAAATCTTGGCACTCCGGCTCACAGCTCTGGGTAAGCTATCGTAGGCACTCGAGTGGCCCACGCTCTCCTGATCCGTGGATGTGTCATGATAATGCTGTTGCTGTGCCGCCTCCTGGACAGCAGCTTCTCCAACTCCTCCACCCCGCATGCTGCCCGCACTGATGCTCTTTTGGAGCACCATGGATTCCGTGGGCTTAGTTGGAGTTTGGGGATCTTGGCGGGGAGTAACTGGAGCACTCTGAAGAAACTGCGCCTTGGCCAACTGAAGGCGTATGGCCCGCTCCGAAAGGGGAGTGACTGGACGGTCCGGCGCAAGAATCTGAGGTGGCGGAAACTCGAACTGCTTGGCCTTGGTTGGCGTATTGGGATGTTTACGCTGGATTCGTGGCAGGGTGTTATCCTGCTTATTGGGTAGTGTTAGAGGAACAGGTGACGGTGGTGGAGGATGCACCCGGGAGAAACTGGGTCCTGAGCTAGTCTTGGCTATCTTGTGCTCAATCTTGTTGCTGGCATTTGCACTGTGTGACTTGTGCAGAGAGTTTTTCTTGTATAGATGGGCTTTCCGAGGCGGAACTGGGGGATTGCTCAGCTCCTGATGTTTCTTGGACAATCTCTCGATGCTGTCACTAGCCAGTGGCGGACGCACGAAGAGGATTCCCCGCCGGAAGTGTTCGCTGCTTTGGCATTTCCGGAGTTCTTCCTTGCTGGGCGGATGGGTTATTCGGTCCAAACTAATGGACTTATACAGATTAAGGGGCCTGAGAGGGCATATGCACTTCTCTGGTTTATCCACTTTCTCCGCTTTCTCCTCTGTGGGACTGTCCAGCTCCTTCTCTATCACAGCTAGGCCTTCCGCAGCACTTGGTTGTGGGATGGTAGTGAAGATTTTCCGTTTCGTCTTCACGAAGACATTGGCATTGGTGTTGTACGTCCGATTGTGTTCTGGCAGAGGAGGAGGAATAAAGGCTCCCAGCTTTGTGGGTGGAGTAACTACTGAAGAAGGAGTGGTTGAAGTAGCAGGGGTGGTGGATGCAGAGGAAGATATGGATGGATCAAGTGCCACAAGGTGCACTGGCGCAGGCGCCACACATTGGCTCTGCTCAATGAGTTCTCCCGGCTTGACCTTCAGTGAACCGTAGACTATGTCTTCCCTGACAGTAGCCACCTCATGTTCATTAGTCGTCGAGCTCAGCCGGAAGTCATCATCCAAGGAGCGCTGCTTCAGCCGGAAATTCTTGCGACGCAATCGTCGCGGTGTCTCCAAAACCGAGTGGGTATCCGCATCACTGCTGTCGCTCTCCGTCTTGCTGTTCTGCCGGGAACCCATTTTTCGCAGTCGCAGCAGTTTTTTCTTAGCCGAGGCATTTGCATTGGTTACACCATTATTAACGCCACTGGCACTGGGATTGGCATTCACGGTGGGCAAACTGGAGCGACACAAAGTGCCCGTTGTGGTGCTGGTTTCCGTTTCATGCTCCATCGGTGAGGCTGCACTGGCACTGTTGTCATCCTGAGCCAATCGATCCCGGCTGGAATTGTCGCAGGTGGCATAGGCAGAGCTCGAGTCCAACTGCTGCCCATCCTCGCTGGTGATGTTGATATCCGGCACAATGTCGCGTGGATAGCGATTGGTGCCACCCTCTACAAAGCCATTAGAATTAAGAGTTAGGTGCAGGTGGCATAAGTGAGAGAAATCCTTACGTATGCTTAGCTTGAGGCACTGCAGGCATTCATAGAGTCCTTGGAGCTCCTCCAGGTACTCCAGCGTACGCTCCTGCATGGTTTCCTGGCAGCAGGCCTCGTCCAATGGCGATTTTTGGCTCTGAAATGACATGTTGTTAGCAAAAGCAGGTTTCAAGTAGTCAGTGCATCTCACCAGCTCGGTCAGTCGTCCCAGTTCGCTCTGGACATCGGATATGGCGTTGAGCACGCCCGCCTTCATCAGGTTGTTGGAGTAGTACGGATAAATGCTACGAATGCTCAGCAATGCGGCCTGGCAGTCCCGCATGGACGGGTGTTCCAGCAGATCGGGTGAGGCATTCTTCAGTTGGCCAAACAGCTCATCGGCACGTTTCAGTGCTCCCAGCAAGGGAGCCAAATTTGTGTGCGACTCGAAGCTCTGGACGCGACGCGAGTTGCTGGAGGGAATGAGCAGCTATTAGTTTACAGAGGATCGGGTGTTCCGAATGGCACCTACACATAGTCGTTGCACTGCACCTCCTCGTACTTGTATATGGGCGTCTGCTGCTCCACCAGAGTGTGGGCGGTGACCAGTGGAGAGGCGGTGTCGTGGATgtgctcctccacctccaccatCACAGCCTCCGGCTCGTCGTACTTTTTGAACTCGTGATCGGTGAGGGCGTCGGTGTCCTCGACCTCTTTCAGATCGTTGACGTCGTTTAGGGACAGGGATGAAGCCTGCTGGGAGATGGCCTGGGCCAGATTGCAGTTGGGTGACACACTGTCCAGGGACAGTGAGCGGCTGAGCGTGGGCGAGTGATCAGCTGCCACTGTGAGAAAGTGGAGGATTACCTTCAGATCTAGTGGATAGTTTCATACCCACCTTTATTGCACTCCTTGTTGATGCGCCTCACATCTATGGGACAGTAGCCAGGATGCAGGAGGGCAAAGGTGGATGCTTCCGGCCCAATACCCCTAGCTTTCTCCCACTCGTAAAGCTTCCTAGTGAACTTCCTCGAGATGCCCTCGAACTTCATCACCTCCCCATCCGAAGTCTTGACCTCAATATTCTTGGTATGATCTGGTACCACAATGGCCTTTAGGCGGGACAATCTGTAAAAATATTCAGGGATTAGTCATCAAAAGAGAAGGATTTTCGACTTTCTACAAACTTCTCTTTCTCGTGCGGCCTGTGCTTGTACCATCGATCGTCATCGGATCCCCTTCTTGTGGACTGACTGTGCTTGGATCCTCGCTTCAGGGAGTCAGTGTCCGAGGTAGTGCCGCCACCAGGAGCGCACTTCAGCCGATTCCATTGCTCTGTGGGCAAGgtgtattattaaatatgactATGAAACAGAAACCCATGCCAAATACCAACCTAACTTCTTCTGAAACTTCTCGGGCAGATCCTTCTGGTCGGGCAAAGCGCACAATCCCTGACCCTCTAACTTCAGTTGACCCATGCTCCACAGGTTCCAGTCGATCTTGGGCTTAACATCGCCACTTTGGCTCTTCGCCGTGGGACTTGCTGCGGGTTCTGAGGAGGCGATCGATCCTGCGGAGCAATTTTGCTGCTTGGCCCTCCATTTGCTTAGCTTCTTTTTGAACTGCGGGGTTAGATTCTGCTCCAGCTGGGCTGTGGACATGAGTTCGTTGTGCAACAGTTGTGTGGGCGAGTGCTCCTCGCTGCTGCGCTTTCCACTACCACCTGCTCCGCCGGCTGCTCCACTTCCCAGTTTGGTACCTAAAATGGTGGGTTAGGCATCGGTTAGAACTTTCTTGGATATGTTGGGAATATTTTTGGGTATTCCTACTGCGGTTGCTGGCGCTGGAACGCTCTAACTCGAGTTGCTTGCCCTTAAACTCTGAATCTAGTTTGAGTACGAGAAGTTGATAATGTTGAAATATCTCGTCATCTGCGTTCTGTGGGAAATTCTTACAGTTTGGCGTAGTGGGTTCCGAGAAATCACCACTGGACAGATCCTCGCTCTCTGCAACATGCCATAAGGTTAGCGAAGTTTCGTTATGATAAAGGGATTGTGGAGTGCAACCAACCACCACTTTGACCCACCAAATTCACCGAAGAAATCCGAATGCCTGGAAGGACTGCTGGGCACGGAGGAGGTGCCCGGCGAATAGACACGACGCATGCGCGAATCCTTGGGACTCTTGAGCGGCGAGTGCAGTTGGGGCAGATCACTATACATCTGGTTCACCTGGCTGAGATTCAGTGGACTCGGTGGCACCTTTTGTCGTCGACTGCTGGTGGCCTTAATCTCCGCCACATGATCTTCTGGAAGGACCTCAAAGTCGGAAAAGGCTTTCGACCTTCGCAATGACTTGCTGGATGAGGATTTTGTTGGTAGTGGCGGTGCGGTGGATTTAATATTGTCCAGGCATTCGTCAGTGGCGGACTTTCGTAACTCCACCTCAAAGTTGGAGTCTCGGGATTCGCAGCGGGTATCACTTTTAGAGGAATCCCTACCTGGAAAGGGGTCGACATTACTCTAACAAGTTGTAAAGTAACAAATATTTAGAGCATTACGATAATTCTGTCGGGTAGTGGCCTCAAGATCATCCATGGAGCTGGCCGAGCTGATGGTACCAGGTGTCCCACCCGTATCACTCATAATATGACCAGAGGAGGAGCTGATGATGCTGTCCGCGGAACTGCTACCGGCTGCCGCACTTATGGGCACCTTGAGGTATCTGataaacatacaaataaatatacaatagAATGGCGCCTTTGGCAGTAACTATCCGCAATACAAACCTCTCCACCTCGTGGTTGAGTGGCATCAAGACGTGGTTTTCTGGAGCACCTGGTCCCGAAGGCGGCACATTGGCCCGCTCCCACTTGAAGGCGGCCTTGACCTTGGTCCACTTGGACACCTTGGCCTTGTTGTCGCTGTAGGTGCTCTGACGTCTCAGGATATATGGTCGGGATGAGCTCAGCTTTAGGCTGGGACGATCTCCCTTCATGAACACGTTTATGTCCTCCTCCATCATGGATTTGCTGCGCTCGCGAATACTGTGTGATAAAatgtaattgtattttatgaattattttcaTACGCAGATAATGAGTACCGCTTAAACTTCCCCTGCTTGAAGGGCGGCACCACCTCAGTGCCCATCAGGGATTCCAGCCAGGTGAGGGAGTGCTCCAGATCGAACTTATGGTCGGTATTGTTGGAGCGAGGCGGCTTGATGGGTGGCAGCTGATGGGCGGCTTGACTGGTGGAAGgcacatcatcatcaacagcTGCCAGCTCAGCTTCCCGTTCGCCCGCCTCGTTGTCGGCGATGGTGGCCAGTCGGTGCTCCAGAAATCCCTCCAGCAAAGCGTAGGTGCGGGTCAGCTCGTCCATGGCTTCGATGGCAGAGTTGAGGCGAGTTTTCAGCGGTTCAATGGTGCCCCGATCCGCCCGATAAGGCTGGCACTTGGAGCAGGAGTGCTTCCCCAGTTCGCAGACGGGCAGATCCTTGGCCTCTCTCCTCTCGAATTTCGGGGAGGCAGAGAGATTGCGGGCACGGGTGGCCACTGCTGGAAACTGG from Drosophila santomea strain STO CAGO 1482 chromosome 3R, Prin_Dsan_1.1, whole genome shotgun sequence includes:
- the LOC120450783 gene encoding uncharacterized protein LOC120450783 isoform X1; this translates as MEWDKPPPPPQPPPKPRRTRSRQNVLHYESLPTAPPAMCGRTEENIFQFPAVATRARNLSASPKFERREAKDLPVCELGKHSCSKCQPYRADRGTIEPLKTRLNSAIEAMDELTRTYALLEGFLEHRLATIADNEAGEREAELAAVDDDVPSTSQAAHQLPPIKPPRSNNTDHKFDLEHSLTWLESLMGTEVVPPFKQGKFKRIRERSKSMMEEDINVFMKGDRPSLKLSSSRPYILRRQSTYSDNKAKVSKWTKVKAAFKWERANVPPSGPGAPENHVLMPLNHEVERYLKVPISAAAGSSSADSIISSSSGHIMSDTGGTPGTISSASSMDDLEATTRQNYRRDSSKSDTRCESRDSNFEVELRKSATDECLDNIKSTAPPLPTKSSSSKSLRRSKAFSDFEVLPEDHVAEIKATSSRRQKVPPSPLNLSQVNQMYSDLPQLHSPLKSPKDSRMRRVYSPGTSSVPSSPSRHSDFFGEFESEDLSSGDFSEPTTPNCKNFPQNADDEIFQHYQLLVLKLDSEFKGKQLELERSSASNRSTKLGSGAAGGAGGSGKRSSEEHSPTQLLHNELMSTAQLEQNLTPQFKKKLSKWRAKQQNCSAGSIASSEPAASPTAKSQSGDVKPKIDWNLWSMGQLKLEGQGLCALPDQKDLPEKFQKKLEQWNRLKCAPGGGTTSDTDSLKRGSKHSQSTRRGSDDDRWYKHRPHEKEKLSRLKAIVVPDHTKNIEVKTSDGEVMKFEGISRKFTRKLYEWEKARGIGPEASTFALLHPGYCPIDVRRINKECNKVAADHSPTLSRSLSLDSVSPNCNLAQAISQQASSLSLNDVNDLKEVEDTDALTDHEFKKYDEPEAVMVEVEEHIHDTASPLVTAHTLVEQQTPIYKYEEVQCNDYVNSRRVQSFESHTNLAPLLGALKRADELFGQLKNASPDLLEHPSMRDCQAALLSIRSIYPYYSNNLMKAGVLNAISDVQSELGRLTELSQKSPLDEACCQETMQERTLEYLEELQGLYECLQCLKLSIQGGTNRYPRDIVPDINITSEDGQQLDSSSAYATCDNSSRDRLAQDDNSASAASPMEHETETSTTTGTLCRSSLPTVNANPSASGVNNGVTNANASAKKKLLRLRKMGSRQNSKTESDSSDADTHSVLETPRRLRRKNFRLKQRSLDDDFRLSSTTNEHEVATVREDIVYGSLKVKPGELIEQSQCVAPAPVHLVALDPSISSSASTTPATSTTPSSVVTPPTKLGAFIPPPLPEHNRTYNTNANVFVKTKRKIFTTIPQPSAAEGLAVIEKELDSPTEEKAEKVDKPEKCICPLRPLNLYKSISLDRITHPPSKEELRKCQSSEHFRRGILFVRPPLASDSIERLSKKHQELSNPPVPPRKAHLYKKNSLHKSHSANASNKIEHKIAKTSSGPSFSRVHPPPPSPVPLTLPNKQDNTLPRIQRKHPNTPTKAKQFEFPPPQILAPDRPVTPLSERAIRLQLAKAQFLQSAPVTPRQDPQTPTKPTESMVLQKSISAGSMRGGGVGEAAVQEAAQQQHYHDTSTDQESVGHSSAYDSLPRAVSRSAKISSKLGFATLTSKLRRGNKKPKNPPPSPGSALSALCRQTLMADVIAIPQAFGPEKPPPSPTGRNVSKSQSSPQAAGPATINFEGIPKSLSEQYVRQLKESDV
- the LOC120450783 gene encoding uncharacterized protein LOC120450783 isoform X2; the protein is MEWDKPPPPPQPPPKPRRTRSRQNVLHYESLPTAPPAMCGRTEENIFQFPAVATRARNLSASPKFERREAKDLPVCELGKHSCSKCQPYRADRGTIEPLKTRLNSAIEAMDELTRTYALLEGFLEHRLATIADNEAGEREAELAAVDDDVPSTSQAAHQLPPIKPPRSNNTDHKFDLEHSLTWLESLMGTEVVPPFKQGKFKRIRERSKSMMEEDINVFMKGDRPSLKLSSSRPYILRRQSTYSDNKAKVSKWTKVKAAFKWERANVPPSGPGAPENHVLMPLNHEVERYLKVPISAAAGSSSADSIISSSSGHIMSDTGGTPGTISSASSMDDLEATTRQNYRRDSSKSDTRCESRDSNFEVELRKSATDECLDNIKSTAPPLPTKSSSSKSLRRSKAFSDFEVLPEDHVAEIKATSSRRQKVPPSPLNLSQVNQMYSDLPQLHSPLKSPKDSRMRRVYSPGTSSVPSSPSRHSDFFGEFESEDLSSGDFSEPTTPNYSEFKGKQLELERSSASNRSTKLGSGAAGGAGGSGKRSSEEHSPTQLLHNELMSTAQLEQNLTPQFKKKLSKWRAKQQNCSAGSIASSEPAASPTAKSQSGDVKPKIDWNLWSMGQLKLEGQGLCALPDQKDLPEKFQKKLEQWNRLKCAPGGGTTSDTDSLKRGSKHSQSTRRGSDDDRWYKHRPHEKEKLSRLKAIVVPDHTKNIEVKTSDGEVMKFEGISRKFTRKLYEWEKARGIGPEASTFALLHPGYCPIDVRRINKECNKVAADHSPTLSRSLSLDSVSPNCNLAQAISQQASSLSLNDVNDLKEVEDTDALTDHEFKKYDEPEAVMVEVEEHIHDTASPLVTAHTLVEQQTPIYKYEEVQCNDYVNSRRVQSFESHTNLAPLLGALKRADELFGQLKNASPDLLEHPSMRDCQAALLSIRSIYPYYSNNLMKAGVLNAISDVQSELGRLTELSQKSPLDEACCQETMQERTLEYLEELQGLYECLQCLKLSIQGGTNRYPRDIVPDINITSEDGQQLDSSSAYATCDNSSRDRLAQDDNSASAASPMEHETETSTTTGTLCRSSLPTVNANPSASGVNNGVTNANASAKKKLLRLRKMGSRQNSKTESDSSDADTHSVLETPRRLRRKNFRLKQRSLDDDFRLSSTTNEHEVATVREDIVYGSLKVKPGELIEQSQCVAPAPVHLVALDPSISSSASTTPATSTTPSSVVTPPTKLGAFIPPPLPEHNRTYNTNANVFVKTKRKIFTTIPQPSAAEGLAVIEKELDSPTEEKAEKVDKPEKCICPLRPLNLYKSISLDRITHPPSKEELRKCQSSEHFRRGILFVRPPLASDSIERLSKKHQELSNPPVPPRKAHLYKKNSLHKSHSANASNKIEHKIAKTSSGPSFSRVHPPPPSPVPLTLPNKQDNTLPRIQRKHPNTPTKAKQFEFPPPQILAPDRPVTPLSERAIRLQLAKAQFLQSAPVTPRQDPQTPTKPTESMVLQKSISAGSMRGGGVGEAAVQEAAQQQHYHDTSTDQESVGHSSAYDSLPRAVSRSAKISSKLGFATLTSKLRRGNKKPKNPPPSPGSALSALCRQTLMADVIAIPQAFGPEKPPPSPTGRNVSKSQSSPQAAGPATINFEGIPKSLSEQYVRQLKESDV